In Bacteroidota bacterium, the sequence AGAACTTTTAAAATTTTTCTTCCAACCAAACCAGTGGAGCCCACAATTGCGATGTCAAAAAGTTTCAATGTTTGCCTCTAAAATTTTTATGTGAAAATATTTATTAACAATAAAAAGGGAAATACGATAGTTTCGATGATGCCAAAGAAGATTGATCTAAAAGCATCCACACGCAACAATAATATTATGATGAATATTCCAAAGAAACCGATGTTACGATATTGTTCGCTGATATTGTCCGGCAAAAACGAGGCAACAACGTGCGAACCATCTAAAGGCGGAATCGGCAACATATTAAACACGGCAAGTATGACGTTCAGATACACACCACCTATAAACATTTTTGTTAAGAACCCCCACATTTCGATTAGCACTTCGACACCTGTTTGTTCAATTAATGGAGTGAGTGTGCGAGCCAATATGAAAGCAACGGCGCACACAAAAGCCAGGGCAATATTCGATAAGGGACCGACTACCGAAACAAGTATATCGTCGCGTTTGAAATTCGAAAAATTCATTGGGTTCACAGGAACCGGTTTTGCCCATGCAATAAAAATCTGCCCAGCCATAAATAAAGAGAACAGAGGAACAAGGACTGATCCGATTGGATCAATATGAGGAATAGGATTGAAGGTTAAACGCCCCATCATTTTTGCGGTCGGATCGCCTAAACGCAAAGCCATATAACCGTGTGAAATTTCGTGGACGATAACAGAAAACAACAGGATCGGGAGTATATATAAATGTTCGATAATTTTTTCCATCTTCTAAGTTTATGAGTATTTGATAAATTCAGTAAAAAGATAAGTGTTTTTAAGTTAAAAGAAAAATAATTATATTCTGCAAGAATAATAGTGAGAAAAATATGGGCTCAGTAAAATTAGAAAATGTCCGGAAAACATTCGAACCAAACGTAACAGTTGTTCACGATGTTAATCTGGAAATTCCGGATAAGGAGTTTATCGTGTTAGTTGGTCCTTCGGGATGCGGCAAATCGACAACATTGAGAATGATTGCTGGACTCGAAGAAATTACAAGCGGCACGATTTCAATTGACGAAAAAGTCGTGAACGACATCCCTCCGAAAGATAGGGACATTGCTATGGTATTTCAAAATTACGCTCTCTACCCGCACATGAACGTGTTTGAAAATTTAGCTTTCGGCTTGAAATTACGAAAGTATGATAAAGCCGAGATAAAAAAACGTGTGCAAAAAGCTGCCGATATACTTGGCATCAGCCAGTTGTTAGAACGCAAACCGAAAGCATTATCGGGCGGACAGCGGCAGCGGGTTGCTTTGGGACGAGCAATTGTTCGCCAGCCGAAAGTATTTTTATTCGATGAGCCGCTCAGCAATCTCGATGCAAACCTGCGTGTTCAAATGCGAACCGAAATTTCACGGTTGCATCACCAAATCGAAACTACAATGATTTATGTAACACACGACCAAGTTGAAGCTATGTCGATGGGCGATAGGATTGTTGTAATGAAGGACGGCTACATACACCAAGTTGATACACCGCTAAACATCTACAATAATCCCGTAAATAAATTTGTTGCTTCGTTTATTGGAAGTCCGACGATGAATTTTGTCGAAGGGACAATTCATTCCGATGGTCAACTGATGTACACCTCGCTGAACAAAGCTTTGAAGTGTAATTTACTCAATGAATTCAAAAATAAATTAGCCGCTTATACTAATAAAGAAATTGTGTTAGGTATAAGGCCCGAGCACATTCACACACACGCTAATTCGACAACTTATGAAACGATAACCGGATTCATCGAAGTTATAGAAACGGTCGGCAACGAAATGTTTGTTTATTTCGCACTGGGAGAAAGCGAAAAGTTAGTAGCTCGCGTTCCTCCCGATAACCGGTTAAAAGTAAACGAAAACTACTCCCTTTATATAGATACCACTAAATTACATTTCTTCGATAAAGTTTCTGAAAAAGCAATATAAAAAGCCGGTCGTTACTTTGACCGGCTCGTTTTCCAAAACCCTAACTGTCATAAATTTATTTCATCAACAGCATTCTTTTAACTTGCACAAATTTCTTACCTGGATTTTGTATATCAGCCGCTTCAATTCTGTAGAAATATAAACCACTTGCCGCTTCAATTCCTAAACTATTTTTTCCATTCCATTCAACCGAACGATAGCCGCTTTCCTGAGTTTCATCAGCAAGCGTTTTAATTTCTTGCCCGAGTAAATCATAAATTTTTATAGTAACATGAGAAGCATTTGGCAATCCGTAACGAATAACAGTAGTTGGATTAAATGGGTTGGGGAAATTTTGGGATAGCTCGAATTCATGAGGTACCGCCCCGATTTCAGTTAGTTTGTTTTGGATAAAGGATTGACTTCCGACTAATATGTTCATTTTCCGTGGATTAGATTTGGATAGATTCGTGAAAGAGTATTTATCCGATTGTCTCAAATATTGAGTTGATTTTATCAGCTTATCTATCAGAACAACTTCGGTTTCAAGTGGTATGTTTTCCAATCCATCAAATTTCAAGTCAATTTTATCTTCAATATTACTGAGAACTTCGAATTCCCAATCGGCACCATCTACGGGATTAGGGCGGGCATCAACGCAGAACTTATCTAATATCTTTCCCCAGTTTGCACGGGGGAAATAGACAGAGACAAATTCGCCGATAACAGGTGGCTCGGGTTTATCTAATTCATCATAATCAACCATTGCCGATGGAGATATGACTATTTCATTATCGTCATCTTTGGCGCCTCTGCATTCTGCTAAAATTTTTATTTTCCAGATAACATCTTCTGATTTTTCAGCAGTTTGTTTTGGTGGTACAATTCCTACTTTAGGGTTGACAAAAAGCGTATCTATCGAACCCGACAAATTTGAAACAGCATATCCCTCAAAAGGAATTATTGCACCACTATGACTTGTCCAGTTTCCGTTGTAAGAACGTGCATCTAAAACACTGCCGCTCTTCCGAGTGAGATTGCTAAACGGCACATCGAAGTTAAACGGGTTGCCGATCAACGTCCACCCTGTATCTAACGGAATAGAATATCTAACGTGAGTAAAGTTAGATGTACCCTCGCCGGTATTAATAATTTTTCCTGCGTCCTTTACAATCAGCCAGAACGATTTACCCGGAAGCATTTGCGATGTATTTCCATACTCAACATACGGTAATTTTCCGCCTTTCAATTCGAAGAACCTCCACTTGGTATTATTGTAAGCGCCTAAATCATCTTCCAATACTGCGCTGGGGGTTTTATTCGTAGCGCTGATTGGCAGGGAAATTAGCCGATATGCGTTTTGTTCGCTGCCGGCGGGTTGGGCGGTTGGTTTTGCAACTCCATTTAAAACAGCAACCTGTGCAGAATAAATATCGGTTACTGGAAAACGTGCAATGTTATTATAAACATCTGCGGCGGTAACATAAAATTCTAACCCGCGCGATGTAATAGAACTTGCCGGAATAACACCGTTATAGATATTGCCTGTCTTCGTTAAAGTGAGTGGAGTAAATGTCTGATCGCCGCCCCGCCGATAAAACAATGTTGCACTTGCCACGCCGGATAAATCGGTTACATTGAATGAAACTGTAACTTGCTGAGCAGCTACCGGAGGAGAAATGGAATCTAACGAAACAATTGGTGCCGTTGCATCCAATGTGGCTGTATAAATGTAGCCGCTGGAAGAATTTATTTGTCCGCTTACGCCGATACCGACAGGAGATGGTTGACCGAGCGTAGAGGTTAGCGTAAAAGCTCCACTCGAAGAAAGACCGCCAGCGTTACTTTGTGTCGATGTGGATAATTGAATTTGTGCCTCTGCCCCATAACAAAGCGATAGTATAATTAAAAGAAACTTTTTAATATTCATTGTTTGGCCTCTTTTGATTTTCTATATTTATTTACCAGAACCACTCGCTGGCGATTGATCTGCATTCTCATTCGAAGTCCCAGACATTTTTGTTACCGTCCCATAGGATGTTGGGAAGTACATCAAAATCAGTTTTGAATACCAGACTGAGGCGCTACCACCTACCCAACCCCTAAATGCATTTAAATAGTATGTATAGGATCCTGCTGCAGTTATGTTAAATGTTTTTTCATGTGAGATTGATCCCCACCAAACAACTGATGATGCGAAAGTCTGATCGTTTGCCCCAAATGCTATATATTGGGTTGGGGTTGTGGTGTTTGCAGTTTCAATACCCACTAGTATATTACCGATTGAAGTACCGCCTATCTGACCGAAAGCATGGCCCAATGCAACTATATAACCAGGCCCTGGAACTGTTATTGAAGCACT encodes:
- a CDS encoding site-2 protease family protein; translation: MEKIIEHLYILPILLFSVIVHEISHGYMALRLGDPTAKMMGRLTFNPIPHIDPIGSVLVPLFSLFMAGQIFIAWAKPVPVNPMNFSNFKRDDILVSVVGPLSNIALAFVCAVAFILARTLTPLIEQTGVEVLIEMWGFLTKMFIGGVYLNVILAVFNMLPIPPLDGSHVVASFLPDNISEQYRNIGFFGIFIIILLLRVDAFRSIFFGIIETIVFPFLLLINIFT
- the ugpC gene encoding sn-glycerol-3-phosphate ABC transporter ATP-binding protein UgpC, translated to MGSVKLENVRKTFEPNVTVVHDVNLEIPDKEFIVLVGPSGCGKSTTLRMIAGLEEITSGTISIDEKVVNDIPPKDRDIAMVFQNYALYPHMNVFENLAFGLKLRKYDKAEIKKRVQKAADILGISQLLERKPKALSGGQRQRVALGRAIVRQPKVFLFDEPLSNLDANLRVQMRTEISRLHHQIETTMIYVTHDQVEAMSMGDRIVVMKDGYIHQVDTPLNIYNNPVNKFVASFIGSPTMNFVEGTIHSDGQLMYTSLNKALKCNLLNEFKNKLAAYTNKEIVLGIRPEHIHTHANSTTYETITGFIEVIETVGNEMFVYFALGESEKLVARVPPDNRLKVNENYSLYIDTTKLHFFDKVSEKAI
- a CDS encoding FlgD immunoglobulin-like domain containing protein yields the protein MNIKKFLLIILSLCYGAEAQIQLSTSTQSNAGGLSSSGAFTLTSTLGQPSPVGIGVSGQINSSSGYIYTATLDATAPIVSLDSISPPVAAQQVTVSFNVTDLSGVASATLFYRRGGDQTFTPLTLTKTGNIYNGVIPASSITSRGLEFYVTAADVYNNIARFPVTDIYSAQVAVLNGVAKPTAQPAGSEQNAYRLISLPISATNKTPSAVLEDDLGAYNNTKWRFFELKGGKLPYVEYGNTSQMLPGKSFWLIVKDAGKIINTGEGTSNFTHVRYSIPLDTGWTLIGNPFNFDVPFSNLTRKSGSVLDARSYNGNWTSHSGAIIPFEGYAVSNLSGSIDTLFVNPKVGIVPPKQTAEKSEDVIWKIKILAECRGAKDDDNEIVISPSAMVDYDELDKPEPPVIGEFVSVYFPRANWGKILDKFCVDARPNPVDGADWEFEVLSNIEDKIDLKFDGLENIPLETEVVLIDKLIKSTQYLRQSDKYSFTNLSKSNPRKMNILVGSQSFIQNKLTEIGAVPHEFELSQNFPNPFNPTTVIRYGLPNASHVTIKIYDLLGQEIKTLADETQESGYRSVEWNGKNSLGIEAASGLYFYRIEAADIQNPGKKFVQVKRMLLMK